In one Hevea brasiliensis isolate MT/VB/25A 57/8 unplaced genomic scaffold, ASM3005281v1 Scaf299, whole genome shotgun sequence genomic region, the following are encoded:
- the LOC110639207 gene encoding transcription termination factor MTEF18, mitochondrial-like isoform X1 yields the protein MFAFSSSRLSLNKIVSLFVSNAQLDILPFHSLFVIKSFSSRVSSNLNDHSFTVSFLINSCGLTLKSAQSVSKKICFNTLERPESVLRLLREHGFTNFHISKIVKIRPNVLLLHPERTILPKLEFLCSIGVSRSDLSVIVSQNPDLLNRSIKQNLIPHYHILKSILVSDEKVIKCLKRLLKSSVVLSQNDFYANLSLLRGLGMPQSSISFLVTYHPLIVCLKAFNFAEGVKKVVQTGFDPSKPTFVRALQILLGSSQKTWEHKIEAYRRWGLSEEEISSIFRKSPLSIGLSEKKIMCNMNFLVCKMGWQPAAVARVPVVLCYGLQTRIMPRCSVIRVLLLKGSIKADIPISSVLTSCEKYFLERFVIKYLDQVPQLLDIFQGKMRLTELGFVLMINL from the coding sequence ATGTTTGCTTTTTCCAGTTCAAGACTATCTTTAAATAAGATTGTTTCTCTGTTTGTCTCAAATGCCCAACTGGATATTCTTCCCTTTCACTCATTATTTGTAATCAAATCCTTTTCATCTAGGGTATCTTCTAATTTGAATGACCACTCATTTACAGTTTCCTTTCTCATAAATTCATGTGGATTAACCCTAAAATCTGCTCAATCTGTCTCTAAGAAAATATGTTTTAATACCCTAGAAAGACCAGAGTCAGTACTTAGGCTTCTCAGGGAACATGGATTCACCAATTTCCACATCTCCAAAATTGTTAAGATCAGGCCCAATGTGCTTTTACTACATCCTGAAAGGACAATTTTACCCAAACTTGAGTTTCTATGTTCTATAGGGGTTTCAAGATCAGACCTTTCCGTAATTGTTTCTCAGAACCCAGATTTGTTGAATCGAAGTATAAAGCAAAATCTGATCCCACATTATCATATCCTCAAAAGTATACTCGTTTCTGATGAGAAAGTTATTAAATGTTTGAAACGCTTGTTAAAATCTTCTGTAGTGCTTTCGCAGAACGACTTCTATGCCAATTTATCACTTTTAAGAGGGCTTGGAATGCCTCAATCTTCCATCTCTTTCTTGGTCACCTATCATCCCCTTATTGTGTGCCTAAAAGCTTTCAATTTTGCTGAAGGGGTTAAGAAAGTTGTTCAAACAGGATTTGATCCTTCCAAACCGACGTTTGTCAGGGCACTCCAAATTTTGCTTGGGTCGTCGCAGAAAACATGGGAACACAAAATTGAGGCTTATAGGAGGTGGGGTTTATCTGAAGAAGAGATTTCGTCAATTTTCAGAAAGAGTCCCTTAAGTATTGGTCTGTCTGAAAAGAAAATTATGTGCAACATGAATTTTCTTGTGTGCAAGATGGGTTGGCAGCCTGCTGCCGTTGCTAGAGTTCCAGTTGTTCTGTGCTATGGTTTGCAGACAAGGATTATGCCTAGATGTTCAGTCATAAGAGTTTTGCTTTTGAAGGGTTCGATCAAGGCAGATATCCCTATATCCTCGGTCTTGACTAGTTGTGAAAAGTACTTCTTGGAAAGGTTTGTGATCAAGTATCTGGATCAGGTGCCTCAATTATTGGATATCTTTCAAGGAAAAATGAGGCTTACAGAACTCGGTTTTGTTTTGATGATAAATCTGTGA
- the LOC110639207 gene encoding transcription termination factor MTEF18, mitochondrial-like isoform X2 produces MFAFSSSRLSLNKIVSLFVSNAQLDILPFHSLFVIKSFSSRVSSNLNDHSFTVSFLINSCGLTLKSAQSVSKKICFNTLERPESVLRLLREHGFTNFHISKIVKIRPNVLLLHPERTILPKLEFLCSIGVSRSDLSVIVSQNPDLLNRSIKQNLIPHYHILKSILVSDEKVIKCLKRLLKSSVVLSQNDFYANLSLLRGLGMPQSSISFLVTYHPLIVCLKAFNFAEGVKKVVQTGFDPSKPTFVRALQILLGSSQKTWEHKIEAYRRWGLSEEEISSIFRKSPLSIGLSEKKIMCNMNFLVCKMGWQPAAVARVPVVLCYGLQTRIMPRCSVIRVLLLKGSIKADIPISSVLTSCEKYFLERCSITGFLLKY; encoded by the exons ATGTTTGCTTTTTCCAGTTCAAGACTATCTTTAAATAAGATTGTTTCTCTGTTTGTCTCAAATGCCCAACTGGATATTCTTCCCTTTCACTCATTATTTGTAATCAAATCCTTTTCATCTAGGGTATCTTCTAATTTGAATGACCACTCATTTACAGTTTCCTTTCTCATAAATTCATGTGGATTAACCCTAAAATCTGCTCAATCTGTCTCTAAGAAAATATGTTTTAATACCCTAGAAAGACCAGAGTCAGTACTTAGGCTTCTCAGGGAACATGGATTCACCAATTTCCACATCTCCAAAATTGTTAAGATCAGGCCCAATGTGCTTTTACTACATCCTGAAAGGACAATTTTACCCAAACTTGAGTTTCTATGTTCTATAGGGGTTTCAAGATCAGACCTTTCCGTAATTGTTTCTCAGAACCCAGATTTGTTGAATCGAAGTATAAAGCAAAATCTGATCCCACATTATCATATCCTCAAAAGTATACTCGTTTCTGATGAGAAAGTTATTAAATGTTTGAAACGCTTGTTAAAATCTTCTGTAGTGCTTTCGCAGAACGACTTCTATGCCAATTTATCACTTTTAAGAGGGCTTGGAATGCCTCAATCTTCCATCTCTTTCTTGGTCACCTATCATCCCCTTATTGTGTGCCTAAAAGCTTTCAATTTTGCTGAAGGGGTTAAGAAAGTTGTTCAAACAGGATTTGATCCTTCCAAACCGACGTTTGTCAGGGCACTCCAAATTTTGCTTGGGTCGTCGCAGAAAACATGGGAACACAAAATTGAGGCTTATAGGAGGTGGGGTTTATCTGAAGAAGAGATTTCGTCAATTTTCAGAAAGAGTCCCTTAAGTATTGGTCTGTCTGAAAAGAAAATTATGTGCAACATGAATTTTCTTGTGTGCAAGATGGGTTGGCAGCCTGCTGCCGTTGCTAGAGTTCCAGTTGTTCTGTGCTATGGTTTGCAGACAAGGATTATGCCTAGATGTTCAGTCATAAGAGTTTTGCTTTTGAAGGGTTCGATCAAGGCAGATATCCCTATATCCTCGGTCTTGACTAGTTGTGAAAAGTACTTCTTGGAAAG GTGCTCAATCACCGGTTTTCTGCTGAAATATTAA